The Streptomyces luteogriseus genome includes a window with the following:
- a CDS encoding DUF485 domain-containing protein, with protein MSYDPSPSYPYRPPGPSPARDPYTYDTYPWAPQEAPEPAGRPPQRHTALGHHSDLRVLRSAYRRQRRVATLTALGYFVLFLILSAFAPSFMTSTVTDGLPTGLLLALIQVPVTWLAIALYEQTARRRVDPIADRIRKHAELDAKREGTR; from the coding sequence ATGTCCTACGACCCGTCCCCGTCCTACCCGTACCGACCACCCGGTCCGTCCCCGGCCCGCGACCCGTACACGTACGACACCTACCCCTGGGCACCGCAGGAGGCGCCCGAACCGGCCGGACGGCCTCCCCAGCGCCACACCGCGCTCGGGCACCACAGCGACCTGCGGGTCCTGCGCAGCGCCTATCGCCGGCAGCGGCGCGTGGCCACGCTCACGGCGCTCGGCTACTTCGTCCTGTTCCTCATCCTGTCGGCGTTCGCGCCGTCCTTCATGACGAGCACCGTCACCGACGGCCTGCCCACCGGCCTGCTGCTCGCGCTCATCCAGGTCCCCGTGACCTGGCTGGCGATCGCCCTGTACGAGCAGACGGCCCGCCGCCGCGTCGACCCGATCGCGGACCGGATACGCAAGCACGCCGAGCTGGACGCGAAGCGGGAGGGAACGCGGTGA
- a CDS encoding GNAT family N-acetyltransferase has protein sequence MVTLEPLRADHADALLAFERENRAYFARTVPDRGDAFFTPAGFAARLQALLDEQHARVCRFHVVLGEDGELIGRVNLMDLADGTAELGYRVGEQAAGRGVATAAVAQVCRLAATDYGLTSLTARTTLDNQASMRVLTRNGFTRVENTTVGGQPGVRYVRRTLDSL, from the coding sequence ATGGTGACCTTGGAACCCCTGCGGGCGGATCACGCGGACGCGCTGCTGGCGTTCGAGCGGGAGAACCGGGCGTACTTCGCGCGTACGGTGCCCGACCGCGGGGACGCCTTCTTCACGCCGGCGGGGTTCGCCGCCCGCCTCCAGGCACTCCTCGATGAGCAGCACGCGCGCGTGTGCCGCTTCCATGTGGTCCTCGGGGAGGACGGCGAGCTGATCGGCCGGGTCAACCTGATGGATCTGGCGGACGGCACCGCCGAACTCGGCTACCGCGTCGGCGAACAGGCCGCCGGCCGGGGTGTGGCGACGGCGGCCGTCGCCCAGGTGTGCCGGCTGGCGGCGACGGACTACGGCCTGACGTCCCTCACCGCGCGAACGACCCTCGACAACCAGGCTTCCATGAGGGTCCTGACCCGCAACGGCTTCACCCGGGTGGAGAACACGACGGTGGGGGGACAACCGGGAGTCCGCTACGTGCGCCGGACCCTCGACAGCCTCTGA
- a CDS encoding cellulose-binding protein, translating into MSSATVSPHGFTAVRGRGYRPEQVDAYAEALSADRDAAWERAARLTVLARRMDEELERLRETVAGLAPQTYETLGERAQRLFELGEQEAVAVREGALREVRQRVDGARSSAAGAREAAQAHADAVRADGDERARQRLLAAHAEADEILGVAGREADEERGEAVAALREMRRRTAGMLAEQDKEHAERWAEAEREEAAREAALAAHEEEALTRAGEALSDAEQVFADAEDSARDLEEEAHTHAAELVARAREHAEAVAEETDRLLGEHAEQRDDARAHIDHVHTSLTAWAGRVAAE; encoded by the coding sequence ATGAGCAGCGCGACGGTGTCACCGCACGGCTTCACGGCCGTGCGGGGGCGCGGCTACCGTCCCGAGCAGGTCGACGCGTACGCCGAGGCCCTCTCCGCGGACCGGGACGCGGCCTGGGAGAGGGCGGCCCGCCTGACGGTGCTCGCCCGGCGGATGGACGAGGAACTGGAGCGGCTGCGCGAGACCGTGGCCGGGCTGGCCCCACAGACCTACGAGACGCTCGGGGAACGCGCGCAGCGGCTCTTCGAGCTCGGCGAGCAGGAGGCCGTGGCCGTACGGGAGGGGGCGCTGCGGGAAGTGCGGCAACGCGTGGACGGGGCACGGTCGTCCGCGGCCGGTGCGCGCGAGGCCGCGCAGGCGCACGCCGATGCCGTGCGTGCCGACGGCGACGAACGCGCCCGGCAGCGGCTGCTCGCCGCGCACGCCGAGGCCGACGAGATCCTGGGCGTGGCAGGGCGTGAGGCGGATGAAGAGCGGGGCGAGGCAGTGGCCGCGCTGCGGGAGATGCGCCGGCGCACCGCCGGGATGCTGGCCGAGCAGGACAAGGAGCACGCCGAACGGTGGGCGGAGGCGGAGCGCGAGGAGGCCGCCCGCGAGGCGGCGTTGGCCGCGCACGAGGAGGAGGCGCTGACGCGCGCCGGGGAAGCGCTGTCCGACGCCGAGCAGGTCTTCGCCGACGCGGAGGACTCCGCCCGAGACCTGGAGGAGGAGGCCCATACCCACGCGGCGGAGCTGGTCGCCCGGGCCCGCGAGCACGCGGAGGCCGTGGCGGAGGAGACGGACCGCCTCCTCGGTGAACACGCCGAGCAACGGGACGATGCCCGCGCCCACATCGACCACGTCCACACCAGCCTCACGGCCTGGGCGGGTCGGGTGGCGGCGGAGTGA
- a CDS encoding MFS transporter, giving the protein MGSTSSAAREAARPATTGRRGAVVAALMLSMALAALDATIVSTAVPQIVGDLGGFSVFSWLFSGYLLAVTVTLPVYGKLSDTFGRKPVLIAGSVVFLLGSLLCAVAWNMGALIAFRVVQGLGGGALQGTVQTLAADLYPLKERPKIQSKLSTVWAVSAVAGPGLGGVLAAYADWRWIFLVNLPIGAVALWLIVRHLHEPERETTPHARVDWAGALAVFACGGVLLTALVQGGVAWPWLSAPSLALSGAGLALVAVVVLVERRAAEPIIPGWVWRRRTIAAVNLALGALGLLMVAPSVFLPTYAQSVLGLAPVAAGFVLSVWTLSWPVSAALSQHVYRRIGFRNTAMLGIGTAALILFAFPFLPYPGQAWQPTLLMLLLGAALGLFQLPLIVGVQSTVGWAERGTTTASVLFCRQSGQTIGAAVFGAVANGVLAARLGGAGDLDSVTRALDAGTAPEATRRAIADAVHAVYLGAAGAAALAFLVLLFLAPRKFPVLGD; this is encoded by the coding sequence GTGGGCAGCACCAGTTCCGCGGCACGAGAGGCCGCACGTCCCGCCACAACCGGCCGGCGCGGGGCCGTCGTCGCGGCGCTGATGCTCTCGATGGCGCTGGCGGCGCTCGACGCGACCATCGTCTCGACCGCCGTCCCGCAGATCGTCGGGGACCTCGGCGGCTTCTCCGTCTTCTCCTGGCTGTTCTCCGGCTATCTGCTGGCCGTGACCGTCACCCTGCCCGTGTACGGCAAGCTCTCCGACACCTTCGGCCGCAAACCGGTCCTCATAGCCGGGTCGGTGGTGTTCCTGCTGGGGTCCCTGCTGTGCGCGGTGGCCTGGAACATGGGGGCACTCATCGCCTTCCGCGTCGTGCAGGGCCTGGGCGGCGGCGCGCTCCAGGGCACGGTGCAGACGCTCGCCGCCGACCTGTACCCGCTGAAGGAGCGCCCCAAGATCCAGTCGAAGCTGTCGACGGTGTGGGCGGTGTCCGCGGTCGCCGGCCCGGGTCTCGGCGGGGTGCTCGCCGCGTACGCGGACTGGCGCTGGATCTTCCTGGTCAACCTTCCGATCGGCGCGGTCGCCCTGTGGCTGATCGTCCGTCACCTCCACGAGCCGGAGCGGGAGACCACCCCGCACGCGCGCGTGGACTGGGCGGGTGCGCTCGCGGTGTTCGCGTGCGGCGGCGTTCTGCTCACCGCGCTGGTGCAGGGCGGGGTGGCGTGGCCGTGGCTGTCGGCACCCTCACTGGCGTTGTCCGGTGCGGGACTCGCCCTGGTCGCGGTGGTGGTGCTGGTGGAGCGCCGGGCGGCGGAGCCGATCATCCCGGGCTGGGTGTGGCGGCGCCGTACGATCGCCGCGGTCAATCTGGCCCTGGGCGCGCTGGGCCTGCTGATGGTCGCGCCGTCGGTGTTCCTGCCCACCTACGCCCAGTCGGTGCTGGGCCTCGCGCCCGTTGCCGCCGGGTTCGTGCTGTCCGTCTGGACGCTGAGCTGGCCCGTGTCGGCGGCGCTGAGCCAGCACGTGTACCGCAGGATCGGCTTCCGCAACACGGCGATGCTGGGCATCGGCACGGCCGCGCTGATCCTGTTCGCCTTCCCCTTCCTGCCCTATCCCGGGCAGGCGTGGCAGCCGACGCTGCTGATGCTGCTGCTGGGCGCCGCGCTGGGCCTGTTCCAGCTGCCGCTGATCGTCGGTGTGCAGTCGACGGTGGGATGGGCGGAGCGCGGTACGACGACCGCGTCCGTGCTGTTCTGCCGCCAGAGCGGCCAGACGATCGGCGCCGCGGTGTTCGGCGCGGTCGCCAACGGGGTGCTGGCCGCCAGGCTCGGCGGAGCGGGCGACCTGGACTCGGTGACGCGGGCGCTCGACGCGGGCACGGCACCGGAGGCGACCCGGCGCGCGATCGCCGACGCGGTGCACGCCGTCTACCTCGGCGCGGCGGGCGCGGCGGCACTGGCGTTCCTGGTGCTGCTGTTCCTCGCGCCCCGGAAATTCCCGGTGCTGGGGGACTGA
- a CDS encoding sodium/solute symporter, whose product MSLVGFSAVATITLLLCVMTGPDRDDLDEFYTGYSSLSPMRNGLAIAGDYISAATVLGTGGVIALFGYDGIVLALSTALSLMLLMFLLAEPLRNAGRFTMGDALTRRMPGRAVRIAACAVTLAALLPLMLVQLAGTGQLMAFILGFSGESLQTGCIIGVGALMISYAAIGGMKGTALIQILKIVMLLGSGMVVAVLILNRFDWDPGALFTAASRNSGVGSAFLSSGLQFSAGPSPDLDMITAQLTVVLGGGVLPHVTMRMYTASSARQVRRSMSWAVSGVALFVLVITVVGFGATALVGRELIAQVDPQGNTAYLLGSQAAFGADVSSAETFLFTTVTTAVFLTLLASVAGMILACANSLAHDVFAARVQEMSPRREMTVARLSALAVGVPAILLATQVQHRSLQWLVTLSFCLGASAIAPALVYSLFWRRFTRTGLLSTLIGGSLAVLLLMPGTNLVSGSPVSAFPEADFNWFPFTTTGLVSIPLGFACGWLGTMASGHRKSEEQRHQYEAVEGWILAGAVRRDQ is encoded by the coding sequence ATGTCCCTGGTCGGCTTCTCCGCCGTCGCCACCATCACGCTGCTGCTGTGCGTCATGACGGGCCCGGACCGGGACGACCTCGACGAGTTCTACACCGGCTACAGCTCCCTGTCCCCCATGCGCAACGGCCTGGCCATCGCGGGCGACTACATCTCCGCCGCGACCGTCCTCGGCACCGGCGGCGTCATCGCGCTGTTCGGCTACGACGGGATCGTGCTGGCCCTGAGCACGGCCCTGTCGCTGATGCTGCTGATGTTCCTGCTGGCCGAACCGCTGCGCAACGCGGGCCGGTTCACCATGGGCGACGCGCTGACCCGCCGGATGCCGGGACGCGCTGTCCGCATCGCGGCCTGCGCGGTGACCCTGGCGGCACTGCTGCCGCTGATGCTGGTCCAGCTGGCGGGCACCGGGCAGCTGATGGCGTTCATCCTCGGCTTCTCCGGCGAGTCACTTCAGACCGGCTGCATCATCGGCGTGGGCGCGCTGATGATCAGCTACGCGGCGATCGGCGGCATGAAGGGCACCGCCCTCATCCAGATCCTGAAGATCGTGATGCTGCTCGGCTCCGGCATGGTGGTCGCGGTGCTGATCCTCAACCGGTTCGACTGGGACCCGGGCGCCCTGTTCACCGCGGCCTCCCGGAACAGCGGCGTGGGCTCGGCGTTCCTCTCCTCGGGTCTGCAGTTCTCCGCCGGCCCCAGCCCCGACCTGGACATGATCACCGCGCAGTTGACGGTGGTCCTCGGTGGTGGCGTCCTGCCGCACGTCACCATGCGCATGTACACGGCCTCCAGTGCCCGGCAGGTGCGGCGCTCGATGTCCTGGGCGGTGTCGGGCGTGGCCCTGTTCGTGCTCGTCATCACGGTCGTCGGCTTCGGCGCGACCGCCCTGGTCGGGCGGGAGCTGATCGCGCAGGTCGACCCGCAGGGCAACACGGCGTATCTGCTGGGGTCACAGGCGGCGTTCGGCGCGGACGTGTCGTCGGCGGAGACGTTCCTCTTCACGACCGTCACCACGGCGGTCTTCCTCACGCTGCTCGCCTCCGTCGCCGGCATGATCCTGGCCTGCGCCAACTCCCTCGCGCACGACGTGTTCGCGGCCCGGGTGCAGGAGATGTCGCCGCGGCGCGAGATGACCGTGGCGCGGCTGTCGGCACTGGCCGTGGGCGTCCCCGCGATCCTGCTGGCCACCCAGGTCCAGCATCGCAGCCTGCAATGGCTGGTGACCCTGTCCTTCTGCCTGGGCGCCTCGGCCATCGCGCCCGCGCTGGTCTACAGCCTGTTCTGGCGCCGCTTCACGCGAACGGGCCTGCTCAGCACGCTCATCGGCGGCTCCCTCGCGGTCCTGTTGCTGATGCCGGGCACCAACCTGGTCTCCGGCTCACCCGTCTCGGCCTTCCCCGAGGCCGACTTCAACTGGTTCCCGTTCACCACCACGGGCCTGGTCTCCATCCCCCTGGGCTTCGCCTGCGGCTGGCTGGGCACGATGGCCTCCGGCCACCGGAAGTCGGAGGAACAGCGCCACCAGTACGAGGCGGTGGAGGGCTGGATCCTGGCGGGCGCGGTCCGCAGGGACCAGTGA
- a CDS encoding ABC transporter ATP-binding protein, which translates to MTSAVTIPRHGGTGGRTAVAARARQVVKAYGSGETRVVALDHVDVDIARGQFTAIMGPSGSGKSTLMHCLAGLDTVTDGQIYLDETEITGLKDKKLTRLRRDRIGFIFQAFNLLPTLNAIENITLPMDIAGRKPDKEWLTRVVETVGLADRLKHRPTQLSGGQQQRVAVARALAARPEIIFGDEPTGNLDSRAGAEVLGFLRRSVDELGQTIVMVTHDPVAASYADRVLYLADGRIVDEMYKPTAEAVLDRMKDFDARGRTS; encoded by the coding sequence GTGACTTCGGCTGTGACCATTCCCAGGCACGGGGGTACTGGAGGGCGTACGGCCGTTGCCGCGCGGGCGCGGCAGGTCGTGAAGGCGTACGGCTCCGGTGAAACCCGTGTCGTCGCCCTCGACCATGTCGACGTGGACATCGCACGCGGCCAGTTCACCGCGATCATGGGCCCCTCGGGGTCCGGCAAGTCCACGCTCATGCACTGCCTCGCCGGACTCGACACCGTGACGGACGGCCAGATCTACCTCGACGAGACCGAGATCACCGGTCTGAAGGACAAGAAGCTCACGCGGCTGCGCCGGGACCGGATCGGGTTCATCTTCCAGGCGTTCAACCTGCTGCCGACGCTGAACGCGATCGAGAACATCACGCTGCCCATGGACATCGCCGGCCGCAAGCCGGACAAGGAGTGGCTGACGCGGGTCGTGGAGACCGTCGGGCTCGCAGACCGCCTCAAGCACCGTCCCACCCAGTTGTCCGGCGGCCAGCAGCAGCGTGTCGCCGTGGCGCGGGCCCTCGCGGCCCGGCCCGAGATCATCTTCGGGGACGAGCCGACCGGAAACCTCGACTCCCGCGCCGGCGCCGAGGTCCTCGGCTTCCTGCGCCGGTCCGTCGACGAACTGGGCCAGACCATCGTGATGGTCACCCACGACCCGGTGGCCGCCAGCTACGCGGACCGGGTGCTGTACCTCGCCGACGGCCGCATCGTCGACGAGATGTACAAGCCGACCGCGGAGGCCGTCCTCGACCGCATGAAGGACTTCGACGCCCGGGGGCGCACGTCATGA
- a CDS encoding ABC transporter permease, with the protein MTVMKTSMRNFFAHKGRMALSAVAVLLSVAFVCGTLVFTDTMSTTFDKLFAATTSDVTVSAKGASDSGETTADNGKPPVMPASVLGEVRKAQGVKSAEGAVFSTSVTVVDADKDNLSPSSGAPTIVGGWNANEARTMKITSGAAPRSADQIMVDADTADKHDLKLGDEIGVISAVGTHTAKISGIADFTVTNPGAAIFYLDTKTAQRALVGESDVYTNVNVTAASGVTDAQLKKNVTAELGGAFQVKTAKETADANQKDVAGFMNVMKYAMLGFAGIAFLVGIFLIINTFSMLVAQRTREIGLMRAIGSSRKQVNRSVLVEALLLGVVGSVLGVGAGVGLAVGLMKLMGQMGMELSTDDLTVAWTTPVVGLVLGVIVTVLAAYLPARRAGKISPMAALRDAGAPADAKAGWIRAAIGTVLTGTGGFALYLASAADKAKDGSLWLGLGIVLSLIGFVVIGPLLAGAVVRVLGAVLLRMFGPVGRMAERNALRNPRRTGATGAALMIGLALVACLSVVGSSMVASATDQLDKTVGTDFIIQSDRSQLITPQAVRAVKSSPDLAHVTEYKTTQADFTTPDGKTLKDTAITAADPTYATDLRTETVAGKLPDAYKADSMSVHEKFAKDHGIRLGSKIKVAFRDGSAADLTVRAITSSDVVIDAGSMYTSISTLAKYVPADKMPLDSLVFASAKDGRQDAAYTSLKSALHDYPQYIVRDQTDYKDALKDQIGQLLNMIYGLLALAIIVAILGVVNTLALSVVERTREIGLMRAIGLSRRQLRRMIRMESVVIALFGALLGLGLGMGWGATAQQLLALEGLGVLDIPWPTIIGVFISSAFVGLFAALIPAFRAGRMNVLNAIATE; encoded by the coding sequence ATGACCGTCATGAAGACCTCGATGCGCAACTTCTTCGCGCACAAGGGGCGGATGGCGCTCTCCGCGGTCGCCGTGCTGCTGTCGGTCGCCTTCGTCTGCGGCACGCTCGTCTTCACGGACACCATGTCGACGACGTTCGACAAGCTCTTCGCGGCCACCACCTCCGATGTGACGGTGAGCGCCAAGGGTGCCTCCGACAGCGGTGAGACCACCGCCGACAACGGCAAGCCGCCGGTCATGCCGGCCTCCGTGCTGGGCGAGGTCCGCAAGGCGCAGGGCGTGAAGTCCGCCGAGGGCGCGGTGTTCTCCACCTCGGTGACGGTCGTCGACGCCGACAAGGACAACCTGTCGCCCTCCAGCGGCGCCCCGACCATCGTCGGCGGCTGGAACGCCAACGAGGCCCGCACCATGAAGATCACTTCCGGTGCGGCTCCCCGGAGCGCCGACCAGATCATGGTCGACGCCGACACCGCCGACAAGCACGACCTGAAGCTCGGCGACGAGATCGGCGTGATCAGCGCGGTCGGCACCCACACCGCGAAGATCTCCGGCATCGCCGACTTCACCGTCACCAACCCCGGCGCCGCGATCTTCTACCTCGACACCAAGACCGCCCAGCGGGCCCTGGTCGGCGAGAGCGACGTCTACACCAACGTCAACGTCACCGCCGCCAGCGGCGTCACCGACGCGCAGCTGAAGAAGAACGTCACCGCCGAACTCGGCGGCGCCTTCCAGGTGAAGACGGCCAAGGAGACCGCCGACGCCAACCAGAAGGACGTCGCGGGCTTCATGAACGTCATGAAGTACGCGATGCTCGGCTTCGCCGGGATCGCCTTCCTCGTCGGCATCTTCCTGATCATCAACACCTTCTCCATGCTGGTCGCCCAGCGCACCCGGGAGATCGGCCTGATGCGGGCCATCGGATCCTCCCGCAAGCAGGTCAACCGCTCCGTGCTGGTCGAGGCGCTGCTGCTCGGCGTCGTCGGCTCGGTGCTCGGCGTCGGCGCGGGCGTCGGCCTCGCCGTCGGCCTGATGAAGCTCATGGGCCAGATGGGCATGGAACTGTCCACCGACGACCTCACGGTGGCCTGGACGACCCCGGTGGTCGGCCTCGTCCTCGGCGTGATCGTCACCGTGCTGGCCGCCTACCTGCCCGCCCGGCGCGCCGGCAAGATCTCCCCGATGGCCGCCCTGCGCGACGCGGGAGCCCCCGCGGACGCCAAGGCCGGCTGGATCCGCGCCGCGATCGGCACGGTCCTCACCGGGACCGGCGGCTTCGCTCTCTACCTCGCGTCGGCGGCCGACAAGGCCAAGGACGGCTCCCTGTGGCTCGGCCTCGGCATCGTGCTGTCGCTGATCGGCTTCGTCGTCATCGGCCCGTTGCTCGCCGGCGCCGTGGTCCGCGTCCTGGGCGCCGTGCTGCTGCGCATGTTCGGCCCCGTCGGCCGCATGGCCGAGCGCAACGCCCTGCGCAACCCGCGCCGCACCGGCGCGACCGGAGCCGCGCTGATGATCGGCCTCGCCCTGGTGGCGTGCCTGTCCGTGGTCGGCTCCTCCATGGTGGCGTCCGCCACCGACCAGCTCGACAAGACCGTCGGCACGGACTTCATCATCCAGTCCGACCGGAGCCAGCTGATCACCCCGCAGGCGGTCCGGGCCGTGAAGTCGTCCCCGGACCTGGCGCACGTCACCGAGTACAAAACGACCCAGGCCGACTTCACCACCCCTGACGGCAAGACGCTCAAGGACACGGCGATCACGGCCGCCGACCCCACGTACGCGACCGACCTGCGCACCGAGACGGTCGCCGGCAAGCTCCCCGACGCCTACAAGGCCGACTCGATGTCGGTCCACGAGAAGTTCGCCAAGGACCACGGCATCCGCCTCGGCTCCAAGATCAAGGTGGCCTTCAGGGACGGCTCCGCGGCCGACCTCACCGTCCGGGCGATCACCAGCAGCGACGTCGTGATCGACGCGGGCTCGATGTACACGTCCATCTCGACGCTGGCCAAGTACGTCCCGGCCGACAAGATGCCGCTGGACTCGCTGGTCTTCGCCAGCGCCAAGGACGGACGGCAGGACGCCGCCTACACGTCCCTGAAGTCGGCGCTGCACGACTACCCGCAGTACATCGTGCGCGACCAGACCGACTACAAGGACGCCCTGAAGGACCAGATCGGCCAGCTGCTCAACATGATCTACGGCCTGCTGGCCCTGGCGATCATCGTCGCCATCCTGGGCGTGGTGAACACGCTGGCCCTGTCGGTGGTGGAGCGCACCAGGGAGATCGGCCTGATGCGGGCGATCGGTCTCTCGCGTCGCCAGCTGCGCCGCATGATCCGCATGGAGTCGGTGGTCATCGCCCTCTTCGGTGCCCTGCTGGGTCTCGGACTGGGCATGGGCTGGGGCGCCACGGCGCAGCAGCTGCTCGCCCTGGAGGGCCTGGGGGTCCTCGACATCCCCTGGCCGACGATCATCGGCGTCTTCATCAGCTCGGCGTTCGTGGGCCTGTTCGCGGCACTGATCCCGGCGTTCCGGGCGGGCCGGATGAACGTGCTGAACGCCATCGCGACGGAGTAG
- a CDS encoding carboxymuconolactone decarboxylase family protein, whose amino-acid sequence MQARMTNPAYVLSGAMKGIGTLFQAIGEGGLAQDVAEMAGLRASQINGCGACVHGHVANLRKAGVSEERIAAVAAWRHAPFFSDAERAALKLTEAMTRLSDLSGESVPDALWDEVADHFDERELSALILTVSVTNMFNRINTTIQEPAGTTWG is encoded by the coding sequence ATGCAGGCACGGATGACGAACCCGGCGTACGTCCTTTCCGGCGCGATGAAGGGCATCGGCACCCTCTTCCAGGCGATCGGGGAGGGCGGCCTGGCCCAGGACGTGGCGGAGATGGCCGGGCTGCGCGCCAGCCAGATCAACGGCTGCGGGGCCTGTGTGCACGGGCACGTCGCCAATCTCCGCAAAGCCGGGGTGAGCGAGGAGCGCATCGCGGCCGTCGCCGCGTGGCGGCACGCGCCCTTCTTCTCGGACGCCGAGCGCGCCGCGCTGAAGCTGACCGAGGCGATGACGCGGCTGTCCGACCTCTCGGGGGAGTCGGTGCCGGACGCGTTGTGGGACGAGGTGGCGGACCACTTCGACGAGAGGGAACTCTCCGCGCTGATCCTCACCGTCTCGGTCACCAACATGTTCAACCGCATCAACACGACCATCCAGGAGCCCGCGGGCACCACCTGGGGCTGA